In the Streptomyces sp. BHT-5-2 genome, one interval contains:
- a CDS encoding ATP-dependent Clp protease ATP-binding subunit has product MFERFTDRARRVVVLAQEEARMLNHNYIGTEHILLGLIHEGEGVAAKALESLGISLEAVRQQVEEIIGQGQQAPSGHIPFTPRAKKVLELSLREALQLGHNYIGTEHILLGLIREGEGVAAQVLVKLGADLNRVRQQVIQLLSGYQGKEAATAGGPAEGTPSTSLVLDQFGRNLTQAARETKLDPVIGREKEIERVMQVLSRRTKNNPVLIGEPGVGKTAVVEGLAQAIVKGEVPETLKDKHLYTLDLGALVAGSRYRGDFEERLKKVLKEIRTRGDIILFIDELHTLVGAGAAEGAIDAASILKPMLARGELQTIGATTLDEYRKHLEKDAALERRFQPIQVAEPSLPHTIEILKGLRDRYEAHHRVSITDAALVAAATLADRYISDRFLPDKAIDLIDEAGSRMRIRRMTAPPDLREFDEKIADVRREKESAIDSQDFEMAAGLRDKEKQLLAAKAKREKEWKAGDMDVVAEVDEELIAEVLATATGIPVFKLTEEESSRLLRMEDELHKRVIGQKDAIKALSQAIRRTRAGLKDPKRPGGSFIFAGPSGVGKTELSKTLAEFLFGDEDALISLDMSEFSEKHTVSRLFGSPPGYVGYEEGGQLTEKVRRKPFSVVLFDEVEKAHPDIFNSLLQILEDGRLTDSQGRVVDFKNTVIIMTTNLGTRDISKGFNLGFAAQGDVKTGYERMKAKVNEELKQHFRPEFLNRVDDTVVFHQLSQEDIIQIVDLMIAKVDERLKDRDMGIELSGEAKSLLAKRGYDPVLGARPLRRTIQREIEDALSEKILFNELRPGHIVVVDVEGEGETATFTFRGEEKSAVPSAPPVESATGGSGPNLSKDA; this is encoded by the coding sequence ATGTTCGAGAGGTTCACCGACCGTGCGCGGCGGGTTGTCGTCCTGGCTCAGGAAGAAGCCCGGATGCTCAACCACAACTACATCGGCACCGAACACATCCTCCTGGGTCTGATCCACGAGGGTGAGGGTGTCGCCGCTAAGGCCCTGGAGAGCCTCGGCATTTCGCTCGAGGCGGTCCGCCAGCAGGTGGAGGAGATCATCGGCCAGGGCCAGCAGGCCCCGTCCGGCCACATCCCCTTCACGCCCCGTGCCAAGAAGGTCCTGGAGCTGTCGCTCCGCGAGGCCCTCCAGCTCGGCCACAACTACATCGGCACCGAGCACATCCTGCTCGGCCTGATCCGCGAGGGCGAGGGCGTCGCCGCCCAGGTCCTCGTGAAGCTGGGCGCCGACCTGAACCGGGTGCGGCAGCAGGTCATCCAGCTGCTCTCCGGCTACCAGGGCAAGGAGGCCGCCACCGCCGGCGGCCCCGCCGAGGGCACGCCCTCGACCTCCCTCGTCCTGGACCAGTTCGGCCGCAACCTCACGCAGGCCGCCCGGGAGACCAAGCTCGACCCGGTCATCGGGCGCGAGAAGGAAATCGAGCGGGTCATGCAGGTGCTGTCCCGCCGCACCAAGAACAACCCGGTCCTCATCGGCGAGCCCGGCGTCGGCAAGACGGCGGTCGTCGAGGGCCTGGCCCAGGCCATCGTCAAGGGCGAGGTGCCCGAGACCCTCAAGGACAAGCACCTCTACACCCTCGACCTGGGTGCGCTGGTCGCCGGCTCCCGCTACCGCGGTGACTTCGAGGAGCGCCTGAAGAAGGTCCTCAAGGAGATCCGCACCCGCGGCGACATCATCCTGTTCATCGACGAGCTGCACACCCTGGTCGGCGCGGGTGCCGCCGAGGGCGCCATCGACGCGGCCAGCATCCTCAAGCCCATGCTGGCCCGCGGCGAGCTGCAGACCATCGGTGCCACGACGCTCGACGAGTACCGCAAGCACCTGGAGAAGGACGCGGCCCTGGAGCGCCGCTTCCAGCCCATCCAGGTCGCCGAGCCGTCGCTGCCGCACACCATCGAGATCCTCAAGGGCCTGCGGGACCGCTACGAGGCGCACCACCGGGTGTCCATCACGGACGCCGCGCTGGTCGCCGCGGCCACCCTCGCCGACCGCTACATCTCCGACCGCTTCCTGCCGGACAAGGCGATCGACCTGATCGACGAGGCCGGCTCCCGGATGCGGATCCGCCGGATGACCGCGCCGCCGGACCTGCGCGAGTTCGACGAGAAGATCGCCGACGTCCGCCGCGAGAAGGAGTCCGCGATCGACTCGCAGGACTTCGAGATGGCCGCCGGCCTGCGCGACAAGGAGAAGCAGCTCCTGGCCGCGAAGGCGAAGCGGGAGAAGGAGTGGAAGGCCGGCGACATGGACGTCGTCGCCGAGGTCGACGAGGAGCTGATCGCCGAGGTCCTGGCCACGGCCACCGGCATCCCGGTCTTCAAGCTCACCGAGGAGGAGTCCAGCCGGCTCCTGCGGATGGAAGACGAGCTGCACAAGCGCGTCATCGGCCAGAAGGACGCCATCAAGGCGCTCTCGCAGGCCATCCGCCGCACCCGCGCGGGTCTGAAGGACCCCAAGCGCCCCGGTGGCTCGTTCATCTTCGCCGGCCCGTCCGGTGTCGGTAAGACCGAGCTGTCCAAGACCCTCGCCGAGTTCCTCTTCGGCGACGAGGACGCACTGATCTCCCTCGACATGTCGGAGTTCAGCGAGAAGCACACGGTCTCGCGGCTCTTCGGTTCGCCTCCCGGCTACGTGGGCTACGAAGAGGGCGGCCAGCTGACCGAGAAGGTCCGCCGCAAGCCGTTCTCCGTCGTCCTCTTCGACGAGGTCGAGAAGGCCCACCCGGACATCTTCAACTCGCTGCTGCAGATCCTGGAGGACGGTCGCCTGACCGACTCCCAGGGCCGGGTCGTGGACTTCAAGAACACGGTCATCATCATGACCACCAACCTCGGCACCCGGGACATCTCCAAGGGCTTCAACCTGGGCTTTGCCGCCCAGGGCGACGTCAAGACCGGCTACGAGCGGATGAAGGCCAAGGTCAACGAAGAGCTCAAGCAGCACTTCCGGCCCGAGTTCCTCAACCGTGTCGACGACACCGTGGTCTTCCACCAGCTGTCGCAGGAAGACATCATCCAGATCGTCGACCTGATGATCGCCAAGGTGGACGAGCGCCTGAAGGACCGCGACATGGGCATCGAGCTCAGCGGCGAGGCCAAGTCGCTGCTGGCCAAGCGCGGGTACGACCCGGTGCTCGGCGCCCGTCCGCTGCGCCGCACGATCCAGCGCGAGATCGAGGACGCCCTCTCGGAGAAGATCCTCTTCAACGAGCTGCGTCCGGGCCACATCGTCGTCGTCGACGTGGAGGGCGAAGGCGAGACCGCCACGTTCACCTTCCGCGGCGAGGAGAAGTCGGCGGTGCCGAGCGCCCCGCCGGTGGAGTCCGCGACGGGTGGGTCGGGTCCCAACCTGAGCAAGGACGCGTAG